In Alkalihalobacillus sp. TS-13, the following are encoded in one genomic region:
- a CDS encoding GNAT family N-acetyltransferase — protein MNTLQMNERKMTEDDSEVLLEWLKQSPQWLAEEGLIKEEMDLQRTKVWMSLYDKYDGVWLMWEENHTLKGLSFHILNAPSNNQIWIGMIMVNPKYRRRGYGCSILHHLCKKLEQKDHKIVFTACPFQRVGWLRFLATCGFEQIGTETTPTDKRYTKLAKPLGE, from the coding sequence ATGAATACCTTACAAATGAATGAACGGAAAATGACAGAAGATGATTCAGAAGTTCTCTTGGAATGGCTTAAACAATCCCCGCAATGGCTAGCCGAAGAGGGATTGATAAAGGAAGAAATGGACCTTCAGAGGACAAAGGTATGGATGTCCCTTTACGACAAGTATGATGGTGTCTGGTTGATGTGGGAGGAAAATCATACTCTCAAGGGGCTCAGCTTTCATATCTTAAACGCTCCCTCAAATAATCAAATTTGGATCGGCATGATCATGGTGAATCCCAAATATAGACGAAGAGGGTATGGATGTTCGATATTGCATCACTTATGCAAGAAATTGGAACAGAAGGATCATAAAATCGTATTTACTGCATGTCCATTTCAACGAGTAGGGTGGCTTCGTTTTCTCGCTACGTGTGGTTTTGAACAAATTGGCACTGAGACTACCCCAACAGATAAAAGATATACCAAATTAGCCAAACCGTTAGGCGAATAA
- a CDS encoding DUF3055 domain-containing protein, whose amino-acid sequence MELFDKLYDEDETVKVRFVGFTTEHVRYDFGIVYTNMFFGKPLVVCMQTGRSTLMDAADLRNTDNIQKAFKIQSKKEAEELLTFFEEALPYSPIAEQYD is encoded by the coding sequence ATGGAATTATTTGACAAACTCTACGATGAAGACGAAACGGTTAAAGTGAGGTTTGTTGGATTTACCACAGAACATGTTCGTTACGATTTCGGAATTGTCTATACCAACATGTTCTTCGGGAAACCGCTCGTCGTTTGCATGCAGACCGGGCGCTCGACTTTGATGGATGCCGCTGATCTCAGGAACACGGATAATATTCAAAAAGCCTTCAAAATTCAATCAAAGAAAGAAGCGGAAGAGCTTTTGACTTTCTTTGAAGAAGCACTCCCTTACTCTCCTATTGCAGAACAATATGATTGA
- a CDS encoding BCCT family transporter: MKKFTKVFIISLIISVFFIAWGVLSPKGLQSATGAIQNFLQVKFGWFYLLSATGFLIFSIYLVFSKYGKIKLGKDDDEPDYNIITWFAMLFSAGMGIGLVFWGVAEPLFHYYDPPSGNGETVESANASLRFAMFHWGLHPWGIYTVVGLALAYFKFRKGAPGLISAIFRPLLGDRVNGPIGIMIDVIAVFATVFGVATSLGFGAAQISGGLSYVFEGITNNKGTQLIIIAIVTFLFILSASSGLNKGIKYLSNINIVLAIGLMFFLLFAGPTNFIMDVFTQTIGSYLQNLPSMSFRLGPYSETTQDWTQAWTVFYWAWWIAWAPFVGMFIARVSKGRTIREFVLGVLLVPTIFGALWFSVFGGSAVFKDRMDSAGLYQVMTDSGTEVALFALFEQFPLGGIMSIIAILLISTFFITSADSATFVLGMQTTNGSLNPSNYIKFIWGGVVAASAAILLYSGGLQALQTASVIAAFPFTFIMIAIIFATVKALKEDHKMNFKK, encoded by the coding sequence ATGAAAAAATTCACCAAAGTCTTTATCATCTCACTCATCATCTCAGTATTTTTCATCGCATGGGGCGTATTGTCTCCTAAAGGATTACAGAGTGCCACTGGAGCCATCCAGAATTTCCTTCAAGTCAAGTTCGGCTGGTTCTATCTGTTATCCGCTACAGGGTTCTTGATCTTTTCAATCTATTTGGTCTTTAGTAAATACGGTAAAATCAAATTAGGAAAAGATGACGACGAGCCTGATTACAATATCATTACATGGTTTGCAATGCTATTTAGTGCCGGTATGGGGATCGGCCTTGTATTTTGGGGTGTTGCTGAACCGCTGTTCCATTATTATGACCCTCCATCAGGTAATGGAGAGACTGTTGAATCTGCAAATGCTTCCCTAAGATTCGCTATGTTCCACTGGGGCTTGCATCCTTGGGGTATTTATACGGTAGTCGGATTGGCACTAGCTTATTTTAAATTCCGTAAAGGTGCACCAGGATTAATAAGCGCTATTTTCAGACCACTTCTCGGAGATCGTGTAAATGGTCCAATTGGAATCATGATTGACGTAATCGCTGTTTTTGCTACTGTGTTTGGAGTTGCTACATCGCTTGGATTTGGTGCTGCACAAATAAGCGGAGGGCTCTCATACGTATTTGAAGGCATTACAAATAATAAAGGTACTCAACTGATAATTATTGCGATTGTTACATTTTTATTCATCCTTTCTGCGTCAAGTGGTCTCAACAAAGGGATAAAATACTTAAGTAACATCAATATCGTACTTGCAATTGGACTTATGTTCTTCCTCCTATTTGCAGGTCCTACGAATTTCATAATGGATGTATTCACCCAAACAATTGGATCCTATCTGCAAAACTTGCCTAGCATGAGTTTCAGACTTGGACCATATAGTGAGACTACACAAGATTGGACTCAAGCTTGGACCGTTTTCTATTGGGCTTGGTGGATCGCGTGGGCACCATTTGTCGGTATGTTCATCGCCCGTGTATCAAAGGGACGTACAATCCGTGAATTCGTACTGGGTGTTCTATTGGTACCGACTATTTTCGGAGCCCTTTGGTTCTCGGTATTCGGGGGATCAGCTGTATTTAAAGATCGAATGGACAGCGCAGGCTTGTACCAGGTAATGACAGACAGCGGTACAGAGGTTGCTTTATTCGCATTGTTTGAACAATTCCCGCTTGGAGGGATCATGTCGATTATAGCAATTCTTCTGATCAGTACATTCTTTATTACATCAGCTGACTCCGCTACCTTTGTACTTGGAATGCAGACTACGAACGGAAGCTTGAATCCATCGAACTATATCAAATTCATCTGGGGTGGTGTGGTAGCAGCCTCTGCTGCAATACTTCTTTACTCTGGAGGATTACAAGCCCTGCAGACGGCATCGGTCATAGCCGCCTTCCCGTTTACATTCATCATGATTGCAATCATTTTTGCAACTGTCAAAGCACTAAAAGAAGATCACAAAATGAACTTCAAAAAATAA
- a CDS encoding inositol monophosphatase family protein translates to MNWDDIRDQAVSWANEAGDVIRKSFEKELTVETKSNADDLVTNMDREVEQYLIDKVSEAYPHHKILGEEGVGEEVSSLDGTVWIIDPIDGTMNFVHQQTNFAISIGVYHEGVGMVGVIYNVIYDEMFHVVKDNGAYLNNVKLPDLEEVPIEKSIIAINATWITNNKRIDPARLIPVVDRCRGTRSYGSAAIELAFVAAGRLDAYITMRLSPWDFAAGKILIEEVGGRVTNLYGEPLNILDKNSIFAGKSDLHQQILDEYLTNE, encoded by the coding sequence ATCAATTGGGATGATATACGGGATCAAGCCGTGTCATGGGCAAATGAAGCTGGAGATGTGATCCGCAAATCCTTCGAAAAGGAATTGACTGTGGAAACGAAGTCGAATGCGGATGACCTGGTAACAAACATGGATCGAGAAGTAGAACAATATTTGATTGATAAAGTTAGTGAAGCATACCCGCACCATAAAATACTAGGAGAAGAAGGTGTGGGTGAGGAAGTCTCATCTTTGGATGGGACTGTCTGGATCATAGATCCGATTGATGGAACGATGAATTTTGTCCATCAGCAAACAAATTTTGCTATTTCTATTGGTGTATATCACGAGGGTGTCGGAATGGTGGGCGTCATATATAATGTCATTTATGATGAAATGTTCCATGTTGTGAAGGATAATGGCGCTTATCTGAATAATGTAAAACTCCCTGATCTTGAAGAAGTTCCTATTGAAAAATCGATCATTGCCATCAATGCAACTTGGATTACGAATAACAAGCGAATTGATCCGGCACGATTAATACCAGTAGTTGATCGCTGCAGAGGGACACGATCGTACGGATCAGCAGCCATCGAGCTTGCATTCGTAGCCGCTGGACGATTGGATGCTTATATTACGATGCGCTTATCACCATGGGATTTCGCTGCTGGAAAGATTTTAATAGAAGAAGTGGGAGGGCGTGTCACGAATTTGTATGGCGAGCCTTTAAACATACTGGACAAGAATTCGATATTTGCAGGTAAATCAGATCTTCATCAACAGATTTTGGATGAATACCTTACAAATGAATGA
- a CDS encoding DUF1885 family protein, translated as MSSSAYIKLVAKSKQQTITLEEIEKLIHYYMEITNKTGEQLNWEYGSAAFPYMIEQRKNGGKTYYFLKGNTQGYNYMLVGTGQDDEGSENTYIQIVLPEGSTHGDKGKANEFSKFLAKKLNGELHLFNGRIMYYYKR; from the coding sequence GTGTCCAGTAGTGCATATATAAAGCTTGTTGCTAAATCAAAACAACAGACGATCACTTTAGAAGAAATTGAAAAGCTGATTCACTATTATATGGAAATCACAAATAAGACAGGTGAACAATTAAATTGGGAGTATGGCTCAGCAGCTTTCCCCTACATGATTGAACAACGAAAAAACGGCGGCAAAACGTATTATTTTTTGAAAGGAAATACACAAGGATATAATTACATGCTGGTGGGAACAGGGCAAGATGATGAAGGGTCGGAGAATACATACATACAAATCGTATTACCGGAAGGGTCTACCCACGGGGATAAAGGCAAAGCGAATGAATTCAGTAAATTCCTCGCAAAAAAATTAAATGGCGAACTTCATCTGTTTAATGGAAGAATCATGTATTACTATAAACGATGA
- a CDS encoding YktB family protein, producing the protein MNFNGFTEQDFNVFNIQGLDARMEAIQNQIRPKLETLGEHFAPTLSAATGDEMFYHTAKHARRTVNPPDDTWVAFANSKRGYKKLPHFQIGLFDSHLFVWFAVIYESPIKKDFAKILSEHQEEVLKQIPDDFVWSVDHTKPDAIPNSEVDEETFSKMTTRLKDIKKAELLCGIHIPNHDQILQDGEALLSKMDQTFHTLTPLYNYASKVHASS; encoded by the coding sequence ATGAATTTCAATGGTTTTACAGAACAGGATTTCAATGTATTCAACATTCAAGGGCTTGATGCAAGAATGGAAGCTATCCAAAACCAAATTCGGCCAAAGCTTGAAACATTAGGTGAACATTTTGCCCCGACACTATCTGCAGCTACGGGTGATGAGATGTTTTATCATACGGCTAAACATGCAAGGAGAACTGTGAATCCCCCAGATGATACTTGGGTAGCATTTGCAAACAGTAAACGTGGGTACAAAAAACTTCCACACTTTCAAATCGGTTTGTTTGATAGTCATCTCTTCGTATGGTTTGCAGTAATTTATGAATCTCCAATAAAGAAGGATTTTGCAAAAATACTTAGTGAACATCAGGAGGAGGTCCTGAAACAGATTCCAGATGATTTCGTTTGGTCAGTTGATCATACGAAGCCGGACGCCATCCCTAATTCAGAGGTTGATGAAGAAACATTTTCTAAAATGACTACCCGTTTGAAAGATATCAAAAAAGCAGAATTACTTTGTGGGATTCACATCCCGAATCATGACCAAATTCTACAAGACGGGGAAGCCTTACTTTCAAAAATGGATCAGACATTCCATACATTAACCCCTCTTTATAATTATGCTAGTAAGGTTCATGCATCTAGTTAA
- a CDS encoding nitronate monooxygenase family protein, translating into MNWETRVTELLGIKYPIIQGGLAYLAYSELAASVSNAGGLGQITAMSLSTPDQLRTEIRKVKEKTTRPFGVNYAIGQHGRPFENMLQVSIDEKVPVISMTGGNPSPVFKQLEGVDVKKLVLVAAKRQAVKAEQLGADAVMVVGQEGGGHIGKDDISTMVLTPQVVDEVSIPVIASGGIGDGRGLMAALSLGAEGIEMGTRFIATKECTHAHQNYKEALLSGTETGTSIIKKSLGAPGRVIRNRWTDQILSIEKVEPAYEALSTYISGKANQAFANQGLLDQGFGWAGQVMGRIKDIPSVEELFTRMITEAEEIRKKWS; encoded by the coding sequence GTGAATTGGGAAACTCGTGTAACCGAATTATTAGGAATCAAGTATCCGATCATTCAAGGAGGTCTCGCTTATCTTGCGTATTCTGAGTTAGCTGCATCCGTCTCAAATGCAGGTGGACTAGGTCAAATAACTGCAATGTCTCTATCAACACCCGATCAATTGAGAACTGAAATCCGGAAAGTGAAAGAAAAGACAACACGTCCATTTGGGGTAAATTATGCCATCGGGCAACATGGTCGGCCATTTGAAAATATGCTCCAAGTTTCGATTGATGAGAAGGTACCCGTCATTTCGATGACAGGTGGTAATCCAAGTCCAGTCTTCAAGCAATTGGAAGGCGTTGATGTGAAAAAACTTGTCCTGGTAGCTGCGAAAAGGCAGGCGGTCAAAGCCGAGCAGCTAGGTGCAGATGCAGTGATGGTAGTTGGTCAAGAAGGGGGCGGTCATATCGGCAAAGATGATATCAGTACGATGGTGCTGACACCTCAAGTAGTTGACGAAGTATCCATACCCGTAATTGCTTCAGGTGGAATCGGTGATGGCAGGGGACTGATGGCAGCATTGTCCTTAGGGGCGGAAGGTATTGAGATGGGTACACGATTCATTGCAACAAAAGAATGTACGCATGCCCATCAAAACTATAAAGAAGCATTACTCTCCGGAACGGAAACCGGCACGTCGATTATTAAAAAGTCGTTGGGAGCCCCAGGAAGGGTAATTCGTAATAGATGGACCGATCAAATCTTATCGATTGAAAAAGTGGAACCGGCTTATGAAGCGCTCAGTACTTATATTTCAGGTAAAGCAAATCAAGCATTTGCAAATCAAGGATTGTTGGACCAAGGTTTTGGGTGGGCAGGTCAGGTTATGGGAAGGATTAAGGATATCCCATCAGTGGAAGAACTTTTCACAAGAATGATAACCGAAGCAGAAGAAATACGTAAGAAATGGTCATGA
- a CDS encoding polysaccharide deacetylase family protein, translating to MKKALIVLLILLLAGCAAETTAEKDQNGIDEGHGNTGEETEHPDVNDSEDIEQDGNDHEDANQDSEEEPVDVPEITYTVHPANWTLKTESETDEKVVLLTIDDAPDKHALEMAQKLKDLDVPAIFFVNGHFMDTDEEKDIVKEIYEMGFEIGNHTMSHANLKNSSEDKQRHEIVTLSEEIEAVTGVAPRFFRAPFGINTDFSKKLIEEQGMLFMNWTYGYDWEKEYQTGESIADIMVNTPLLTDGAILLMHDRDWTNEALVDIVKGLQAKGYTFVHPEQIVE from the coding sequence ATGAAAAAAGCATTGATAGTTTTATTAATTTTATTATTGGCAGGGTGTGCGGCGGAGACCACTGCAGAAAAAGATCAGAATGGAATAGACGAAGGGCATGGGAATACAGGGGAAGAAACGGAGCACCCCGATGTAAACGATTCTGAGGATATAGAGCAGGATGGAAACGATCACGAAGACGCAAACCAGGATTCTGAAGAAGAACCTGTAGATGTTCCAGAGATTACATATACCGTGCATCCAGCCAACTGGACGTTGAAGACTGAATCAGAAACTGATGAAAAAGTAGTTTTATTGACGATCGATGATGCTCCGGATAAGCATGCATTAGAGATGGCACAAAAACTAAAGGACCTGGATGTTCCAGCTATTTTCTTCGTAAACGGCCACTTTATGGATACGGATGAAGAGAAAGACATTGTAAAAGAGATTTACGAAATGGGATTTGAAATTGGAAACCACACAATGTCCCATGCTAATCTCAAAAATAGCAGCGAAGACAAGCAAAGACATGAAATCGTTACATTATCCGAAGAAATTGAAGCAGTGACCGGAGTAGCGCCACGTTTTTTCAGAGCGCCATTCGGAATCAATACTGATTTTTCAAAGAAATTGATTGAAGAACAAGGGATGCTTTTCATGAACTGGACTTATGGGTATGATTGGGAAAAAGAGTACCAGACAGGTGAAAGTATTGCTGATATCATGGTCAACACTCCTTTACTGACAGATGGTGCGATTCTTTTGATGCACGACCGGGACTGGACGAACGAAGCCCTTGTGGATATCGTTAAAGGATTACAAGCAAAAGGATACACATTCGTGCACCCAGAGCAAATTGTAGAGTGA
- a CDS encoding DUF5325 family protein: protein MNKQSIIFILISILVTFNIALIGVAIGEQSILLAVIALAATFILMGIGFKLKKKFRDENRNNL, encoded by the coding sequence ATGAATAAACAATCCATCATTTTCATTCTAATTTCGATTTTAGTGACTTTTAATATCGCATTGATTGGTGTAGCTATTGGAGAACAAAGCATCCTGCTTGCAGTTATTGCACTGGCTGCTACTTTCATTCTTATGGGGATAGGATTTAAACTGAAGAAAAAATTCAGAGATGAAAACCGGAATAACCTTTGA
- a CDS encoding GapA-binding peptide SR1P produces MGTVVCVNCNTTIEHYEFEKVTTLYSNCPDCKNKKKHGKKTA; encoded by the coding sequence ATGGGAACAGTAGTTTGCGTAAATTGCAACACGACCATTGAACATTATGAATTTGAAAAGGTAACCACGTTGTATTCCAACTGTCCTGATTGCAAAAATAAAAAGAAACACGGAAAAAAGACTGCGTAA
- a CDS encoding thioredoxin family protein — protein MNVRSVGFLSIPLLSIIALLSSCQFIPEYGHLPVDLETDEINTILFSSKTNQTEEKIYYDALLELQKDYPQKLNSIKIIKKQNKQLTDYYNVSKFPTVIVFDGKDEIVRLEGKKQVEEIKKKLDTVYSK, from the coding sequence ATGAATGTTCGATCAGTTGGATTTCTTTCTATACCCTTACTTTCCATTATTGCATTACTGAGCAGCTGTCAGTTCATACCCGAATATGGACATCTCCCTGTTGACTTGGAAACAGACGAAATCAATACGATTCTATTTTCATCAAAAACAAACCAGACAGAAGAAAAGATATATTATGATGCACTACTAGAACTGCAAAAGGACTACCCACAAAAGTTGAATTCCATCAAAATCATAAAGAAGCAGAATAAACAGCTCACTGATTATTACAATGTATCCAAATTTCCAACAGTCATCGTTTTTGATGGGAAAGATGAAATCGTCAGACTTGAGGGGAAGAAACAAGTTGAGGAAATCAAGAAAAAGTTAGATACAGTTTATTCAAAATGA
- a CDS encoding aminotransferase class I/II-fold pyridoxal phosphate-dependent enzyme — translation MSQYKTPLFTGLVNHAKRNPIQFHIPGHKKGRGMDPEFRDFIGENALSIDLINIGPLDDLHHPHGMIKEAQQLAAEAFGADHTFFSVQGTSGAIMTMILAVCHPGDKILVPRNVHKSVMSAIIFSGAVPVFIHPDIDPNLGISHGITTESVQKALAQNPDAKGLFVINPTYFGISADLKEIVELAHSYDIPVLVDEAHGVHIHFHDKLPLSAMQAGADMAATSVHKLGGSMTQSSILNVRGNLVSPERVQAILSMMTTTSTSYILLASLDVARKRLATQGFKLAEHSIHLAESARKQINEIPNLYCVGKEILGTPATYDYDPTKLIISVKELNISGYDVEVWLREQHNIEVELSDLYNILCIITAGDREIEVQKLISALTELASMHTTSDRAVTKAVPVSVPGIPVLSLSPRDAFYADTESVPFEESTGRIIAEFVMIYPPGIPIFIPGEIITQENIDYIFENIEAGLPVQGPEDDTLKTIRVIKEHKPIK, via the coding sequence TTGTCACAATATAAAACACCCCTTTTTACCGGATTAGTGAATCACGCCAAGCGTAATCCGATTCAATTCCATATACCCGGACATAAAAAAGGTCGCGGTATGGATCCTGAATTCCGGGATTTCATAGGTGAAAACGCATTATCAATCGATTTGATCAATATCGGTCCATTGGATGACCTCCATCATCCCCATGGCATGATTAAAGAAGCACAACAGCTTGCTGCCGAAGCATTTGGTGCTGATCATACATTCTTTTCAGTACAAGGAACAAGCGGCGCCATCATGACGATGATTCTCGCTGTATGTCATCCAGGAGATAAAATTCTTGTCCCGAGGAATGTGCATAAATCAGTCATGTCAGCGATCATTTTTTCCGGGGCGGTCCCAGTCTTCATCCATCCTGATATTGATCCGAACTTAGGGATATCACATGGAATTACAACTGAATCAGTCCAAAAGGCACTTGCCCAAAATCCTGATGCAAAGGGATTGTTCGTCATCAACCCTACCTACTTCGGAATCAGTGCTGATTTAAAGGAAATCGTCGAGTTGGCTCATTCTTATGATATTCCTGTGCTGGTTGATGAAGCGCATGGTGTGCACATCCACTTTCATGACAAATTGCCATTGTCTGCAATGCAGGCAGGTGCGGATATGGCTGCGACGAGTGTCCACAAATTAGGCGGATCCATGACCCAAAGCTCGATATTGAATGTAAGAGGAAACCTGGTTTCTCCAGAACGAGTCCAAGCGATTCTCAGTATGATGACGACGACTTCGACTTCATATATCTTGCTTGCCTCACTGGATGTAGCACGTAAAAGGTTGGCAACTCAGGGGTTCAAGTTAGCTGAACATTCAATCCATTTAGCGGAGTCAGCTCGTAAACAAATCAATGAGATTCCGAACTTATATTGTGTTGGAAAAGAGATTTTAGGCACTCCTGCAACGTATGATTATGATCCGACAAAACTAATCATATCTGTAAAAGAGCTGAATATTTCCGGTTACGATGTAGAGGTCTGGCTTCGAGAACAGCACAATATCGAGGTTGAGCTTTCTGACTTGTACAACATCCTCTGTATCATCACTGCTGGTGATCGTGAAATAGAAGTACAAAAGCTCATAAGCGCCTTGACAGAATTAGCAAGCATGCACACAACTTCCGATAGAGCTGTTACAAAAGCGGTGCCGGTAAGTGTCCCTGGTATACCTGTATTATCCTTATCACCACGTGATGCTTTTTATGCAGATACAGAAAGTGTTCCTTTTGAAGAATCAACAGGAAGGATCATTGCTGAATTTGTAATGATTTATCCTCCTGGTATTCCGATCTTCATCCCAGGGGAAATCATCACTCAGGAAAATATCGACTATATCTTCGAGAACATCGAGGCTGGATTACCTGTGCAGGGACCTGAGGACGATACATTGAAAACAATTCGTGTAATCAAAGAACATAAACCGATCAAATAA
- the lpdA gene encoding dihydrolipoyl dehydrogenase: MVVGDFAEEIDTLVIGSGPGGYVAAIRAAQMGQKVTIVEKGDIGGVCLNVGCIPSKAVIHASHRFEHAQHSDDLGITAENVKVDMNKVQEWKASIVNKLTGGVEGLLKGNKVEIVKGEAYFSDTNTVRVTKDEYTSQTYKFKNCILATGSSPIELPSFKWSDRVISSTGALALNEVPKKMVVIGGGYIGIELGTAYANLGTEVTILEGGKTIIPGFEKQMSTLVSRRLKKKGVEIITNAMAKGVEESKDGAKVTAEVKGEEKSFDADYVLVTVGRKPNTEELGLEQIGVKMDDKGLIEVDKQCKTTVDGLYAIGDIVPGPALAHKASYEGKVAAEAISGEAAEIDYLAIPAVVFSDPELASVGYSEAEAKDAGFDVQASKFPFGANGRALSLNDAEGFMKLITRKEDGLVIGAQIAGPNASDMIAELGLAIEAGMTAEDIALTIHAHPTLGEITMEAAEVAIGLPVHIVK; the protein is encoded by the coding sequence ATGGTAGTAGGCGATTTTGCAGAAGAAATAGACACACTGGTCATTGGTTCAGGCCCGGGAGGATATGTTGCAGCAATCCGTGCTGCTCAAATGGGGCAAAAAGTTACGATCGTTGAAAAAGGCGATATCGGCGGTGTTTGTTTAAACGTCGGATGTATCCCTTCAAAAGCTGTCATCCATGCAAGCCACAGGTTTGAACATGCTCAGCATTCTGATGACTTAGGGATAACTGCTGAAAATGTAAAAGTAGACATGAATAAAGTCCAAGAGTGGAAAGCCAGCATCGTCAATAAATTGACTGGGGGAGTTGAAGGGCTCCTCAAAGGGAATAAAGTTGAAATCGTAAAAGGGGAAGCTTATTTCTCTGATACGAATACAGTCCGTGTAACGAAAGACGAATATACTTCACAAACGTACAAATTCAAAAATTGTATCCTTGCTACAGGATCTAGCCCGATTGAGCTTCCTTCTTTCAAGTGGAGCGACCGAGTCATCTCCTCAACTGGTGCTTTAGCATTGAATGAAGTACCGAAAAAGATGGTTGTCATCGGGGGAGGATACATTGGCATCGAACTCGGGACAGCTTACGCAAACCTTGGTACTGAAGTGACGATCCTTGAAGGCGGTAAAACGATCATTCCAGGCTTCGAAAAGCAAATGAGTACGCTTGTTTCACGCCGTCTTAAGAAAAAAGGCGTTGAAATCATCACTAATGCGATGGCGAAAGGCGTTGAAGAGTCCAAGGATGGTGCTAAAGTCACTGCTGAAGTGAAAGGTGAAGAAAAATCCTTCGATGCTGATTATGTATTAGTGACAGTCGGTCGTAAACCAAACACTGAAGAACTCGGTCTTGAGCAAATCGGTGTCAAGATGGATGATAAAGGGCTTATCGAAGTGGACAAGCAATGTAAAACTACGGTTGATGGACTTTATGCGATCGGTGACATCGTTCCTGGTCCTGCTCTTGCTCACAAAGCATCTTATGAAGGTAAAGTAGCTGCAGAAGCTATTTCTGGTGAAGCTGCAGAAATCGACTATCTTGCAATTCCTGCGGTCGTTTTCAGTGACCCTGAACTTGCAAGTGTCGGGTATTCTGAAGCAGAAGCGAAGGATGCTGGATTCGACGTTCAGGCTTCTAAATTCCCATTCGGTGCAAATGGACGTGCATTGTCGTTGAATGATGCTGAAGGGTTCATGAAGCTCATCACTCGTAAAGAAGATGGTCTTGTCATCGGTGCTCAAATTGCAGGTCCTAATGCTTCTGATATGATTGCAGAGCTTGGTCTAGCAATAGAAGCTGGAATGACTGCTGAGGATATTGCTTTGACGATCCATGCGCATCCAACACTTGGTGAAATCACGATGGAAGCAGCAGAAGTCGCAATCGGACTTCCTGTACACATCGTAAAATAA